The Leptodactylus fuscus isolate aLepFus1 chromosome 1, aLepFus1.hap2, whole genome shotgun sequence nucleotide sequence GTTACAAGATATAAACAATGCAACTGTAGAAAGTTATACAAGGAGAAAATGTTCTAAGTTAATGGGTAGGAGGGTAGAACAGTCTCTATATCCCATTGTATTTCTTCAGAACAGGTCCTCCAGCTCTTGGAGCATTGTCATTCCCAAGGGTCCTACAGCTTAGAGCTACACTAGCAGGCTAATGATATATGCAATATACAAACAGCTTCATTTGACGTCCTCGAAAAAGTGTCATGTTTTGTTATAGATGTTCCAAGTGTTCAGTATCTGTTACAAAAAGTGTCgaaaattattaaaaatgatAACTGAGTAAGGTCATGCAAATGATCCAAAATGTGCatatgaacatgatgtcacttaGACGCGGATGCTCAGATGCGGTCTCCTGGTACATAATAGAGTTCCCTGTATTTCTTCAGGAGATATCCAGTCCATCTTATCTGTGATCTTACAGGCTCAGGTCAACTATGACGTGTTCAAAAATCTGTGTATTTCCTTTAAAACTGGAGGCAAAAATAAAATCCCGTCGATCGGTTGACACAGCGGTGAAGGAGCGAGGTGCTTGTATGTAGATCTCTTTGAACTTCTCGAAAGTCTTCTTCTCAGGGTCCCACTGGTATATCTGTGAAAATGTGTAATCACTGCCCAGTGCTAGGTAATATCTATCCTTAAAGATAAAGGGTTGTAGCGCCATCGCCCCACGGGACGGTAGTGCCTGGATCTCAACAAACTGTTTGTTGCTCCATTTCATGATTTTTGAGTCTCCGATGAACCTGGTCAATGAAATGTAAAGCTCATCTTTCATTTTGAAGCTTTTGACTGCCAGGACATCTTCCATGTTTGGGATGTCACTTAGAGGGGTGAATTTGTTTGCGCTCTTGTTCCATTGTAAGATAAGAGGTACTTGAGATCGACTGGACAACACAAGGTGAGGCTTCTCATCGATTTCGATAAATTCAGCATCAGTGTCACGGAACCATTCGTGGAGGGATTGGTAGGAGTAGAAACCTTTGCCATTCCACTTATATACAGTAGTCAGACCTGCCTTTGAGCTGTCCGCGATCACAAAAAAGGTTTCTCCTTCAATCTGAAAGAGCTCAATGTCATTGGGCTTAGAGATACGTGAGACTTCAATGTCTTGGAACTTGGTGAACTTTGCCCAGCTTTCATCATACTTGTAGATATGAGAGCCACCAAACAGTTGGGCCACCACCATGAACACTTGATCATCgatcagtatggctttgcatccaacaatggactggcctgccaatgagaaatataaaaaaagggtTAGAAAAATTAAGGACAATTCAATCTTTATGGCTTGCAAGAAGTTACAACAACACAGTTGAGAACATGTTAATCTATCATGCTGATTTTCTGGTATCCACCACTTTTGGCAAGCTGAGAAGATTAGTAATTGAGTCTGCTCTTAGTGAAAAGTCCAAGTTTAGACCGTCCTGTCGAACCAAAGCCCAACAgtggatattaaaggggtattcccacgtcggatactcaccactcttcgctgctgtaaattcttctttcttccggctttgttgcgtcattggtggacggggttacatatgcaaagccagcggcgagaagtcgtcgcttctatgccgctggccctgcgtgtgcgctcccgatgcagttaggcatcggacgtacagccttcacagtgcaatacagacccggcatccactgtaatagagaggcggatgccggggagtgttagacgccagcacaggtgcctgcaacatcgctacgctcctgccctgcatgaagccaacagcggcaggagcgatgttgctattccgttcctccgcccccccctcccctccggaatagcagcatcgctcctgccgctgctggcttcatgcagggcaggagcgtagcgattgTGCAGGCAACTGTGCCGGCGtcaacactccccagcatccacctctctattacagcagatgccgggtatgtattggcggcccctttcccccctcccccaagtgtaaactaccccctccTTCCTttccaggctggctcccgtgcacgtagcccctcctccctcccccctgagagcagcagatacatcacttgacttttgaccagataagtcaagggatgtgtcaacagagaaatgaatatagtaatatagtggacaaacaaagcagttttgctgaagcaatgtatttaggaaaagtcttacatccacattaacaagcagtatagataggatccttatgatgggacaacccctttaagttagtgtCAAGTTGAAATATATTTCTTGTTGCTGTACCTGTAATGTTGTCATAACTTCTGAAGTTCATTTCTATATGATCCCACTCCAGGACCATACAGTTTTCCATGCTTGGTTGTGCTATAGCCACAAAGACATCATTCTTGTATTGGAAGGTATCGACGGACACAGACTCATATGGCAAAATTTGCTGAACAATAAAATCTGTAAATTAACAgcataaatttttttaatttttttagtgaTTTCAGTAGATAGAATAAAGCAGCAGTGGTGGGGTAGAGAACTAGAATATAACAGTGATGGAGAAAACAGACAATTGCAAATCTCAATTTTTTCACCCTCTCTTCCACAGAAGGATGAAAAATGTGGTTAATTTTTATGGTAACACTTAAAAAGGACATTTCATCACTTCCTCCAACTCCAGTTTGTAGTATGTATTAATAGGCTTTGCTCTACTTGTTCCAGTGCAATTCAAATTTTTTCTCTAGGCTCCAATGTTCCAGAGCAatgagtgctgttagttttgctgcctgataggctctgtactgtcaggtgggcagtgtcaggcaggaacagacaagggggtTGTGATTCAGATCTCCAAACAGAGGTGGACAATGTCAGATcttagaatcacaccccttgtctgttcctgcctgacttAGAGATCCTATATAGTATTTGAGACATAAAAAATAAcatcacttattgctcaggaatggtgggggctagagataaaattccaTATGGGTTGTAATTATTggagcacctattaaatgatgcaaagagctagaCTTGGTCGTGAAAAGTCttacttaaccccttaacaacacGTGACTTCGATATATGACATAGTGTTACTAAGGTAGTATGAAGTAGTATGAGTATGAGAGGACTCCGCACCCTCCTCCAGGGTTTCTGAAATTCATGGACAACTCATTTAATGCCTAATCTAAGGAAATGGGGTAAGTGTCCAAAGTGGGACAACCCAGCGAAAGCTTAAGATGAATTTAGTAGTTGATGCTGAATGCAAGACAAAGTCAAATCTTAAAATTAAGGTTATAGGTGAATAGAAAAATTTTTAAAGGACAGCATGCGCACTATCATGTGagctgttactgtataatgtcccatagtcatTGTCAAGTCAGGTAAAATTAGGAAGCACTCAAATCTCTTCTCTAAGTCTAACTTAGACACTTAAATAtacatactgccccctatggacaaGATTACAGACCTGTACCAGTTAGTGAATTTTAATATCTAAATGTAGTTACTTTGTAACCATTCCTACAATGAAATGCAGAACTACGGCAAGTTGTGGACGATAATGGGGCTTTGGGTCTGCAGAAAATTACCATGTAATACAGAAATGCAAATTATCTCAGAATTTTTTAAATCATTATAATAACCAGATTCTGATCAGAACATACCGGTTGTTATGCAGTCTGTATCAAAGCTTGTTATATCATTCAGCTTCTTGCCTTGGTACTCTGATGGCCCGGTACAAAGCACATCCGACACAGTGGAGTTTGTCATCTTCAACCATGAAAATAGCCACTTCGCTTTACAGTCACACTCGAACCTATTGCCCCGTAAATCTCTATAATACAAAGATGAGGACATGGAAATAACATAGTTAcaagctccatagacttctaggttATTTGTTACAATTTTTACTTTGAGCTTTCTTTTAATGGATCAAACCTGATTTATTGGAGAAGACGAGTGGGGTGAATACAGAGTCAAAGTTAATTGTGAATGGCGTAGATTATAGGTATAACACACCAGCTTCGAGCGTGAATTATATTAATTGGGACGGGCCAGTGTATCCCTGCCTAACTAtatctctgatattgatgaacAAACCAATTCAGATAGAACTGgatttgacctaaaaattttacaaaagttttgaaattcatcacccacaaaacactattctactctggggtcttctcagatcccatagtataacaagtggaggcctaggggaggtgagtaaaaataccagtcatactcactttccctcac carries:
- the LGI2 gene encoding leucine-rich repeat LGI family member 2 isoform X3 is translated as MFSHLPSLQLLLLNSNSFTVIRDDAFSGLFHLEYLFIEGNKIETISRHAFRGLRDLTHLSLANNHIKTLPRDIFSDLDSLIELDLRGNRFECDCKAKWLFSWLKMTNSTVSDVLCTGPSEYQGKKLNDITSFDTDCITTDFIVQQILPYESVSVDTFQYKNDVFVAIAQPSMENCMVLEWDHIEMNFRSYDNITGQSIVGCKAILIDDQVFMVVAQLFGGSHIYKYDESWAKFTKFQDIEVSRISKPNDIELFQIEGETFFVIADSSKAGLTTVYKWNGKGFYSYQSLHEWFRDTDAEFIEIDEKPHLVLSSRSQVPLILQWNKSANKFTPLSDIPNMEDVLAVKSFKMKDELYISLTRFIGDSKIMKWSNKQFVEIQALPSRGAMALQPFIFKDRYYLALGSDYTFSQIYQWDPEKKTFEKFKEIYIQAPRSFTAVSTDRRDFIFASSFKGNTQIFEHVIVDLSL
- the LGI2 gene encoding leucine-rich repeat LGI family member 2 isoform X2; this translates as MMALFIKEPLFILIFLGCIQNTAQLKKPVRCPSTCSCTKESVICVGSSWIPKTIPSDISSLSLVNGTFSEIKDRMFSHLPSLQLLFIEGNKIETISRHAFRGLRDLTHLSLANNHIKTLPRDIFSDLDSLIELDLRGNRFECDCKAKWLFSWLKMTNSTVSDVLCTGPSEYQGKKLNDITSFDTDCITTDFIVQQILPYESVSVDTFQYKNDVFVAIAQPSMENCMVLEWDHIEMNFRSYDNITGQSIVGCKAILIDDQVFMVVAQLFGGSHIYKYDESWAKFTKFQDIEVSRISKPNDIELFQIEGETFFVIADSSKAGLTTVYKWNGKGFYSYQSLHEWFRDTDAEFIEIDEKPHLVLSSRSQVPLILQWNKSANKFTPLSDIPNMEDVLAVKSFKMKDELYISLTRFIGDSKIMKWSNKQFVEIQALPSRGAMALQPFIFKDRYYLALGSDYTFSQIYQWDPEKKTFEKFKEIYIQAPRSFTAVSTDRRDFIFASSFKGNTQIFEHVIVDLSL
- the LGI2 gene encoding leucine-rich repeat LGI family member 2 isoform X1, whose protein sequence is MMALFIKEPLFILIFLGCIQNTAQLKKPVRCPSTCSCTKESVICVGSSWIPKTIPSDISSLSLVNGTFSEIKDRMFSHLPSLQLLLLNSNSFTVIRDDAFSGLFHLEYLFIEGNKIETISRHAFRGLRDLTHLSLANNHIKTLPRDIFSDLDSLIELDLRGNRFECDCKAKWLFSWLKMTNSTVSDVLCTGPSEYQGKKLNDITSFDTDCITTDFIVQQILPYESVSVDTFQYKNDVFVAIAQPSMENCMVLEWDHIEMNFRSYDNITGQSIVGCKAILIDDQVFMVVAQLFGGSHIYKYDESWAKFTKFQDIEVSRISKPNDIELFQIEGETFFVIADSSKAGLTTVYKWNGKGFYSYQSLHEWFRDTDAEFIEIDEKPHLVLSSRSQVPLILQWNKSANKFTPLSDIPNMEDVLAVKSFKMKDELYISLTRFIGDSKIMKWSNKQFVEIQALPSRGAMALQPFIFKDRYYLALGSDYTFSQIYQWDPEKKTFEKFKEIYIQAPRSFTAVSTDRRDFIFASSFKGNTQIFEHVIVDLSL